In Pseudovibrio brasiliensis, the following are encoded in one genomic region:
- a CDS encoding LysR substrate-binding domain-containing protein, with translation MPYSIDVDQLRTFLAVAELGSFTKAGDAVHKTQSAVSMQMKKLEERIGQPIFVKDGRNSRITEHGRRLVEHARRMVALNDETLSAFHEPEIAGRIRLGLPDDYAERLLPQVLAAFNRLNPCINLDVECSSSNEIGRRIQKGELDVGIVTSGDCTSVPGQIVRREPLQWVGSREHIVYDQRPLRLAVGPTTCSWRQAGVAALDHLNIQHQVVYTSASAAALAGAVNAGLAIAILPASALRQGQRILGEKEGLPPLPPCDITIIRSQMAIEPVHDALCHHIVASIGNVTMEYNGMDAEAAE, from the coding sequence ATGCCTTATTCGATCGATGTCGATCAGCTAAGAACATTTCTCGCCGTTGCAGAGTTGGGAAGCTTTACCAAAGCCGGTGATGCTGTTCACAAAACCCAGTCCGCTGTTTCCATGCAAATGAAGAAGCTTGAGGAACGTATTGGGCAGCCAATATTTGTAAAAGACGGACGTAACTCTAGGATAACTGAACACGGAAGACGTCTTGTCGAACATGCAAGGCGCATGGTTGCTTTGAATGACGAAACGCTCTCTGCGTTCCATGAGCCGGAGATCGCCGGGCGAATTCGACTCGGGCTGCCTGATGACTACGCAGAAAGACTGTTGCCACAAGTACTTGCTGCATTTAACCGGTTGAACCCCTGTATCAATCTTGATGTGGAATGTTCCAGTTCCAACGAGATTGGCCGACGAATCCAAAAGGGTGAGCTGGACGTGGGAATCGTCACCAGTGGTGACTGCACCAGCGTGCCGGGACAGATCGTGCGTCGCGAACCCCTGCAATGGGTCGGATCGCGCGAACACATCGTCTATGACCAACGCCCACTACGCCTTGCTGTCGGTCCGACGACCTGTTCATGGAGACAGGCTGGCGTCGCCGCGTTGGATCACCTGAACATCCAGCATCAGGTTGTTTACACCAGCGCCAGCGCCGCAGCTCTGGCAGGCGCGGTTAATGCAGGACTGGCAATTGCAATTTTGCCGGCCAGTGCTTTGCGTCAGGGGCAGCGTATTTTGGGAGAGAAAGAAGGTCTTCCGCCACTCCCTCCCTGTGACATCACCATCATCAGATCGCAAATGGCCATTGAGCCAGTGCACGATGCGCTGTGTCACCACATCGTTGCGTCTATCGGCAATGTCACGATGGAATATAATGGGATGGATGCAGAAGCCGCTGAATAA
- a CDS encoding GNAT family N-acetyltransferase, translated as MKIEKLSNKHKEAIWQFLMNHAYSSMFLLNNIDKIGLNYTGELYSGEYWAAFDEKGEVKGVIAHFWNGNLMVQAPEQNVLTALTTYFLKNANRPIAGMVGDGEQTLYVLDQLGLPAEAYNTNRSEGLYQLALEDLQLPEKALAEQFKLIPTSAANSQLLFDWLKAYELEAFGGEPSEEHDEHIRNRVSQMQEGDFAWVLLNDGDPVSLSGFNATLPEIVQVGPVWTPPEHRNNGYARITVALTLNAARASGAQKSVLFTDHPAAAKAYEAIGFKENGSFHIALLKDTVEMSKEPVSA; from the coding sequence ATGAAAATTGAAAAACTATCCAACAAACACAAAGAGGCTATCTGGCAGTTCCTGATGAACCACGCCTACAGCTCCATGTTTTTGCTCAACAACATCGATAAGATAGGCCTGAACTATACAGGTGAACTCTACTCGGGAGAGTATTGGGCTGCTTTCGATGAAAAAGGTGAAGTCAAAGGCGTCATCGCGCACTTCTGGAACGGAAATCTGATGGTTCAGGCGCCTGAACAGAACGTGCTGACTGCGCTCACAACGTATTTCCTGAAAAATGCCAATCGGCCAATTGCTGGGATGGTGGGAGACGGTGAGCAGACCCTCTATGTGCTCGACCAGCTCGGCTTACCGGCTGAAGCCTACAACACCAATCGCAGTGAAGGCCTCTATCAGCTGGCTCTGGAAGATCTCCAACTACCCGAGAAGGCACTCGCTGAGCAGTTTAAGCTCATCCCAACATCAGCAGCGAACAGTCAGCTCCTGTTCGATTGGCTCAAAGCCTACGAGCTTGAGGCATTTGGTGGTGAGCCGAGTGAAGAACACGACGAGCATATCCGAAATCGTGTCAGTCAAATGCAAGAAGGCGACTTTGCTTGGGTACTGTTGAATGATGGAGATCCAGTCTCTCTCAGTGGTTTCAACGCTACCTTGCCTGAAATCGTTCAGGTCGGTCCGGTTTGGACACCGCCAGAACACCGTAACAACGGCTACGCCCGCATCACAGTTGCCCTCACACTTAACGCTGCTAGAGCTAGTGGAGCGCAAAAGTCAGTCTTGTTCACGGATCACCCAGCCGCTGCAAAAGCATATGAAGCTATTGGCTTCAAAGAGAATGGTAGTTTCCATATCGCCTTGCTGAAAGACACGGTTGAGATGAGCAAGGAGCCTGTCTCAGCTTAG
- a CDS encoding adenylate/guanylate cyclase domain-containing protein — translation MDLNNKTADAQKQPQTDRSAQKSKKRWRLSISAVFSIGAAMLLALIGGSMLLFISDATNRQTTAIMRETGALIVERGLEVVEDFFRNEERMGLLAAEVLSDPLIYDAPVALREQLISILSRQTNIKRISYTFPTGRQISVQLDHANQPVHQVMVTPPSEQDMEIGHHRWAPPYYDESLEETFMQFAIYIRNPVDNTISKLTLDYPTALLGQLMTRIKWRASQVPFILYGRDQVLASSEEAFLEFKPSVAKPIPSISDLSNTPLNDIWGHNAQRRSLNTTYGAHIDTNMHGTYLYLYDDLRNGNRFPIIIGSYVLASEFSVPFDNLHRIFVAATAFLAVGVLLMFLIGRKLASPFVALGAQANAIRKLHMEGLSALPRSRLKEVDQANQAFNSAGVALSAFSRYVPKDLVRVLLEREFEGLNSTELREMTILFSDIAGFTGVASKLTAEETTSLLNTHFQELADCISHTHGTIDKYIGDGCMAFWGAPETMENHAQAAIDAVRLIAQKLEKELENEEGATEKPRLRIGVHTGTVVVGNIGAIERMNYTVVGDAVNVAARLQELGKQVDPDARVIALASDATVEHLTDKSHTVHLGDYQLRGREEAVDVYRIV, via the coding sequence ATGGACCTGAATAACAAGACTGCTGACGCTCAAAAGCAGCCCCAAACAGATCGCTCTGCTCAAAAGAGCAAGAAAAGATGGCGCCTGTCTATCTCCGCTGTTTTCAGCATAGGCGCGGCCATGCTGCTGGCGTTGATTGGCGGCTCCATGCTTCTTTTCATATCTGATGCCACAAATCGTCAGACCACGGCAATTATGCGCGAAACAGGAGCGTTGATTGTTGAACGTGGACTTGAGGTGGTCGAGGATTTCTTCCGCAATGAAGAGCGCATGGGATTGCTGGCGGCTGAAGTCCTGTCAGATCCATTAATTTATGACGCTCCGGTGGCCTTGCGGGAGCAGTTGATCTCTATCCTCTCTCGTCAGACCAACATCAAGCGGATTTCCTACACATTCCCGACGGGGCGTCAGATTTCAGTACAACTGGATCACGCGAACCAGCCGGTACATCAGGTCATGGTCACACCACCAAGTGAGCAGGATATGGAGATCGGTCATCATCGGTGGGCGCCGCCTTATTATGATGAGAGCCTTGAAGAAACATTCATGCAGTTCGCCATCTACATCCGAAACCCGGTCGACAACACGATCTCCAAGCTCACACTGGACTACCCCACGGCATTGCTCGGGCAACTGATGACGCGCATAAAATGGCGAGCCTCTCAAGTCCCTTTCATCCTCTATGGACGAGATCAGGTTCTGGCGAGCTCAGAAGAAGCGTTTTTGGAGTTTAAACCTAGCGTCGCCAAGCCCATACCGTCGATATCAGACCTGAGTAACACACCGCTTAATGATATTTGGGGGCATAATGCACAGCGCAGGTCTCTCAATACGACCTATGGAGCGCACATCGACACCAACATGCATGGCACCTATCTTTATTTGTATGACGATCTGAGAAATGGAAACCGCTTCCCAATCATCATTGGCAGCTACGTGTTGGCTTCTGAATTCAGCGTACCCTTCGATAATCTGCATAGGATCTTTGTAGCTGCCACTGCCTTCCTGGCAGTTGGGGTCTTGTTGATGTTCCTAATTGGCCGCAAGCTTGCTAGCCCGTTTGTAGCTCTTGGTGCACAAGCAAACGCAATTCGCAAATTGCATATGGAAGGTCTCAGTGCCTTGCCGCGATCTCGCTTGAAGGAAGTTGACCAAGCCAACCAGGCTTTCAACTCCGCTGGTGTTGCGCTCAGTGCGTTCTCTCGATATGTGCCGAAAGATCTCGTGCGGGTATTACTGGAACGAGAGTTTGAAGGTCTTAACAGTACTGAACTGCGTGAGATGACAATTCTCTTCTCTGACATTGCTGGCTTTACAGGTGTTGCATCCAAGCTGACAGCAGAAGAGACCACCTCATTGCTCAATACGCATTTTCAGGAGTTGGCAGACTGCATCAGTCACACTCACGGAACAATCGACAAGTACATTGGCGATGGCTGTATGGCCTTCTGGGGAGCGCCGGAAACAATGGAAAACCACGCTCAGGCGGCAATAGATGCAGTACGCCTAATTGCACAGAAGCTGGAAAAAGAGCTCGAGAATGAAGAAGGAGCCACCGAAAAGCCGCGACTTCGTATCGGTGTTCATACCGGCACGGTTGTCGTAGGCAACATCGGAGCTATCGAGCGGATGAACTACACAGTGGTCGGTGACGCAGTGAACGTGGCAGCTCGCCTCCAGGAGCTTGGCAAACAAGTGGACCCGGACGCCCGTGTGATTGCGTTGGCCAGCGATGCCACAGTGGAGCATCTCACGGATAAATCTCATACCGTTCACTTAGGAGATTATCAGCTACGCGGTCGAGAAGAGGCGGTTGATGTCTACCGGATTGTTTAG
- the xseA gene encoding exodeoxyribonuclease VII large subunit: MSERSNIAEYTVSEISGDIKRELEDKFGYIRVRGELGRVSKPASGHIYLDVKDDKAVLSGIIWRGNASRLKVQPEQGLEVIATGKITTFPGQSKYQMVIDSLEPAGAGALMALLEERKRKLAAEGLFAEERKVALPRMPRVIGVVTSPTGAVIRDILHRISDRFPLHVLVWPVRVQGETCGTEVAAGIRGFNALEAGGAIPRPDVLIVARGGGSIEDLWGFNDEAVVRAAADSQIPLISAVGHETDWTLIDLAADVRAPTPTGAAEFAVPVKAEMTAQVDDLSRRLSTGLLRLVQSRRTELRAASAALPAPRDLLALPRQRFDMVAGRLEHGLKMNTQIHRNSLTAVSSGLRPITLERQVSQGRERLQVLKARAATAFSNQVQRQRLRLSNSAGLLSSLSYERVIERGYAVVRDENGIPLASAQAVQAGQALKLEMKGGTVGAVADGGGVTPTPPRVAVPTPTETAEPSAPTSPPKSLEEHMAQTKAKQAKKPTRKKKSVVDPDAQGSLF, encoded by the coding sequence TTGTCTGAACGCTCCAACATTGCTGAATATACCGTCTCCGAGATTTCCGGTGATATCAAACGCGAGCTTGAGGACAAGTTTGGCTATATCCGTGTTCGAGGCGAGCTGGGCCGTGTGAGTAAACCGGCTTCCGGACATATCTATCTGGATGTGAAAGACGACAAGGCCGTGCTTTCGGGCATTATCTGGCGTGGCAATGCCTCACGTCTCAAGGTGCAGCCCGAGCAAGGTCTTGAAGTGATCGCAACTGGTAAGATCACCACCTTCCCCGGTCAGTCCAAGTACCAGATGGTGATTGATAGCCTTGAGCCTGCTGGTGCTGGTGCACTGATGGCCTTGCTTGAGGAACGTAAGCGCAAGCTGGCTGCAGAAGGCCTGTTTGCAGAAGAACGCAAAGTTGCGCTGCCGCGTATGCCGCGTGTGATTGGCGTTGTTACGTCACCGACTGGTGCCGTCATTCGCGATATTCTGCACCGTATCAGCGACCGTTTTCCATTGCATGTGCTGGTTTGGCCGGTGCGTGTGCAAGGTGAAACTTGCGGCACTGAGGTGGCTGCTGGTATTCGCGGATTTAACGCGCTGGAAGCTGGTGGGGCTATCCCACGCCCTGATGTTTTGATCGTTGCCCGCGGTGGTGGTTCTATCGAAGACCTTTGGGGCTTTAATGACGAAGCTGTGGTTCGGGCGGCAGCGGATTCTCAGATCCCGTTGATCTCGGCGGTTGGCCACGAAACTGACTGGACACTGATTGATTTGGCTGCCGATGTGCGTGCACCAACTCCAACGGGTGCAGCTGAATTTGCAGTGCCTGTGAAGGCTGAGATGACTGCGCAGGTGGATGACCTTTCGCGCCGCCTATCAACTGGCCTGCTGAGATTGGTGCAGTCGCGACGGACAGAGCTGCGAGCCGCCAGTGCTGCGCTACCAGCTCCACGCGATTTGCTTGCACTGCCTCGTCAACGTTTTGATATGGTCGCGGGTCGTCTTGAGCACGGGCTGAAGATGAACACGCAGATACACCGGAACTCTCTGACTGCTGTTTCTTCCGGTTTACGTCCAATTACGCTGGAACGCCAAGTTTCTCAGGGCCGTGAGCGGCTGCAAGTGCTGAAGGCTCGCGCAGCGACGGCTTTCTCCAACCAAGTTCAGCGGCAACGTCTTCGCCTCAGCAACTCTGCTGGGCTGCTCAGTTCTTTGAGTTATGAGCGCGTGATTGAGCGTGGCTATGCGGTGGTCCGTGATGAGAATGGTATTCCGCTGGCAAGTGCTCAGGCTGTGCAAGCGGGTCAAGCTCTGAAGCTGGAGATGAAAGGTGGAACAGTGGGTGCCGTTGCTGACGGCGGCGGCGTTACACCTACACCTCCGCGAGTAGCTGTTCCTACACCAACAGAAACTGCTGAGCCTTCAGCGCCGACCTCACCTCCGAAGAGTTTGGAAGAGCATATGGCTCAGACAAAAGCGAAGCAGGCCAAGAAACCAACACGCAAGAAGAAAAGTGTTGTCGATCCAGATGCACAGGGCAGCTTGTTTTAG
- a CDS encoding DUF1127 domain-containing protein, whose translation MTLAFPTPSEYRNPNRANAGTFEPLTLAHTLHVLAALPMKLWKHYQDRRAMIELTRLEDRMLDDIGITRDDVYSALAAGDGKDPSFHLRIRASERRCAEIEKRRQRA comes from the coding sequence ATGACGCTTGCATTCCCTACCCCTTCTGAATATCGCAACCCAAATCGCGCTAATGCAGGCACCTTTGAACCGCTAACGCTTGCGCACACTCTGCATGTGCTGGCAGCCCTTCCAATGAAGCTTTGGAAGCACTACCAAGACCGCCGTGCCATGATTGAGCTGACACGTCTTGAAGATCGTATGCTGGATGATATCGGCATCACTCGGGACGACGTTTACAGCGCGCTTGCTGCAGGCGATGGCAAGGATCCTAGTTTTCACCTGCGCATCCGTGCAAGTGAACGCCGCTGCGCCGAAATTGAAAAGCGCCGTCAACGCGCATAA
- a CDS encoding 16S rRNA (uracil(1498)-N(3))-methyltransferase, translated as MQRLFVDQELRAGLHLEADRAQANYLLNVLRLKEGGDVLVFNGKHGEWRAQILPTGRKSCELIVTEQLREQTPTPDLDYLFAPLKLARLDYMVQKAVEMGVGRLRPVITQFTQNPKIKLERMESNALEACEQCGVLSVPSVLEPVQIKKLLSTWEQEEGDRQIIFCDEGHGTHNPLEALKDVPKAPLAVLIGPEGGFSEEERALLHSKPFVHAIPLGPRILRADTAAVAALAVVQAKLGDWF; from the coding sequence ATGCAACGCTTATTTGTCGATCAAGAACTACGCGCGGGCCTTCATTTGGAGGCAGATCGCGCACAAGCTAACTACCTCTTAAATGTTCTGCGCTTGAAGGAGGGCGGTGATGTGCTCGTCTTCAACGGCAAGCATGGTGAATGGCGTGCTCAGATCCTGCCAACTGGCCGTAAGTCTTGCGAGCTGATCGTCACCGAGCAACTACGCGAGCAAACGCCGACACCCGATCTCGACTACCTGTTTGCACCATTGAAGTTGGCGCGGCTGGACTACATGGTTCAGAAAGCAGTTGAAATGGGAGTAGGGCGCCTACGTCCGGTGATCACCCAGTTCACCCAAAATCCGAAGATCAAACTGGAGCGCATGGAATCCAACGCGCTTGAAGCGTGTGAACAGTGTGGCGTGCTTTCTGTGCCATCCGTGTTGGAACCGGTTCAGATCAAGAAACTGCTCTCCACATGGGAACAAGAGGAAGGCGATCGTCAAATCATTTTCTGCGATGAAGGACACGGCACCCACAATCCTTTGGAAGCTCTGAAGGATGTGCCAAAAGCACCTCTGGCTGTGCTGATCGGGCCGGAAGGTGGGTTCTCTGAGGAAGAGCGGGCGCTACTCCATAGCAAGCCCTTCGTGCATGCTATCCCACTTGGCCCCCGAATTTTGAGGGCGGATACGGCCGCCGTCGCGGCTTTGGCCGTTGTTCAGGCAAAATTGGGAGATTGGTTCTAA
- a CDS encoding LysR family transcriptional regulator, translating into MTALLDLDSLRTLVMIADTGSFTRAAEELDKTQSAISMQMRRMEDKLERTIFRREGRHSKLTEDGELLLRHARQMLRLNDETLAMFSEREVTGKVRLGLAEGIDETRTAKIIFEFSKNNPKAEASIVCAPAADLRKALEAGELDLAIIGSLADEAENGEGSVLSSERLVWAAGSNFKLASEKELPLAVGLEQCRIRKAAVEALEDDDRAFRIQYSSSNPGLVEMTAASGMAITIQPRSSLVSSDAGLLELEGLPKLPNYVVKLVRGKESHFKAANALSDHLAKSFEKTAASA; encoded by the coding sequence ATGACAGCACTACTAGACTTAGATTCTCTGCGAACTCTGGTTATGATTGCGGATACTGGGAGTTTCACAAGAGCAGCAGAAGAACTCGATAAAACGCAATCGGCAATTTCCATGCAGATGCGTCGTATGGAAGACAAGCTTGAACGCACAATCTTCCGACGGGAAGGGCGGCATTCAAAACTGACCGAGGATGGCGAGCTGTTGCTGCGCCACGCACGTCAGATGCTTCGCCTGAATGACGAGACATTAGCGATGTTCTCGGAGCGGGAAGTGACCGGTAAAGTTCGTCTCGGCCTTGCGGAAGGCATTGACGAAACCAGAACCGCGAAAATCATCTTTGAGTTTTCGAAGAACAACCCGAAAGCAGAAGCATCCATCGTTTGTGCACCTGCAGCAGATCTGCGCAAAGCTCTCGAAGCTGGCGAACTGGATCTCGCGATCATTGGCAGTCTTGCGGATGAAGCTGAAAACGGTGAGGGAAGTGTTCTTTCCAGCGAGCGCCTTGTTTGGGCAGCTGGCAGCAACTTCAAATTGGCCAGTGAAAAAGAACTGCCATTGGCAGTGGGACTGGAGCAATGCCGGATTCGCAAAGCAGCTGTAGAGGCGCTTGAAGACGATGACCGTGCATTCCGTATACAGTACAGCTCAAGCAATCCAGGTCTTGTTGAGATGACAGCAGCAAGCGGTATGGCAATCACCATCCAGCCACGCTCATCTCTGGTCAGCTCCGACGCTGGTTTACTGGAACTGGAAGGCCTGCCGAAACTGCCAAACTATGTTGTAAAGCTGGTGCGCGGTAAGGAAAGTCACTTCAAAGCAGCAAATGCGCTAAGCGATCATCTTGCAAAGTCATTTGAAAAGACAGCAGCGTCTGCTTGA